Within Triticum dicoccoides isolate Atlit2015 ecotype Zavitan chromosome 1B, WEW_v2.0, whole genome shotgun sequence, the genomic segment CTAGGTTGAGAATCAAATGTTTACAAAGCACCTGATCCATGACGAACTTGTAGTTGCACTTGAACCTGGCCCTGGTCTCCGCCACCGGCGCACCCATCAGCTTCCCCACCCCGCCATTGCTGATACCTGATACTATCGCAATAAGAGCCGTTGTGTCTAGATTCACCATCTCAATGGAGTTCATCCTCATCTTCCCCATGAAGTCAGCAAACCAACAACCCTCCAATTGGTCACCGCTGCCCTCCTCCACCTCCTCTACGTCTCTGCGCGGTGGCGGTAACAACACTTCAGCATCACCATCCACCACTTCAATCTCGAACGCCCTAAAGCGCCTCATCTCCTCATTGGGGTGGAAGCTGACGGTAACCCAGCCGTCCTCCTCCTTGTCGTCCTCGGAATCGCCAATGAATTCCGCTAGCAAGTCGATATCTACGGCCCCGAACTCCTCGGCGAGCCCCAACACGATGTCCGCGCCGACGCCACGGGCGAAGGCGAGTAGCAGCTTCTCGGGGCGGGTTGCCGGCGGAGCGGAGCGCGCGGCATCCAGCACGGCAGCGACGCGGGAGCTGATGCCCTTGCGCGGGACCCACTGGAAGCCTGAAGGGTTGCGCGCGGAAAGGAGCACCCACGCGGGGCGGGAGCGGAAGGCGCAGGCGAAGTCCACGCCCGGTAGGGGCGAGAGGCGGGACGGCGAGCGCACGGCGGGGTgggtgaggaggaggtggagcgccCCGAGGTGGGGCAGGTTGGAGGAGAGCGGCCTGGCGGGGTCGGGGTGGTTACTCGAGGCAAGGAAGCGCAGCTCGgcggcgacgaggcggaggagggaGCGCAGAGCGGGGTGGCGCGGTAGGGACGGCGACGCGGCGAGGCGATCGTGCAGCGCGCGGCACCGCGCCCGCGCGAGCTCCAGCTCGGTGGggcaggcggcggcgggaggcTCGGCCATTTTCGCTGCGTCGCTCCTCTGCTCCAGGAACAGGAGCCGGCCGGATTCGCGTCGAGTTGGGGAAGAACCAGGCGTGGGTCGAGGCGGGCCGGCCCAGTTGCGGCGGAGGCCTTGGACCTAGTtgccgactggcccaaaagagccgTCCGTTCTGGCGTATAAAAAGGCCAGGAATGTAACCGTTGGGCTCGGGTTATTTTGAACCGCACTGGCATTTGGTCTCTTTCGGCCGCTTCCCCCTCTTCTCCAATAGTCCAATTCCCACCCCCCAAACGACgaactcccgccgccgccggccgctccCACGGCGAGCTCGCCCGCCCGAAGAGCCGTACCTCGCTAGATCCGAGACCGCACGGGCTTCCGGATCTCGGTTCGCCGGTACGTTTCTCTGGATCTACCCCTCTCCTTGGTTTCGCGCATACCGATTTGGTGCCGCCACCATCCATGTGTGCTTCGTCTCGTCGATTCGGTGTGTCCCGTCGTTTATGTTCCGTGCGTTCTGCGGGGTGGTATGTTTTGCGAGCGCCATGCCTTGTGGTGGCCGGAGTCGCGCGGTGATTAGTCCGGCCACTGCTCAGGCTATGCTGTGACGCGCCGTGGAGAaacgcctagggtttgtggtatttGTCAGATTCCGTTTAAAATTGGAATGCTACGCTAAATTTCCCTGTCTAACTTTTGAATCTTACTCTGGGGGAGCAACAGGTAGTTGTTGATATTTTCTCTCTCTATTGTTCAGCTCTGGTTGTTCGTCTAGTGATGTTTTTGCCTGATAAAGTTGTAGTTCGTAGTGGATATGCCCAGATTTTTCTATCCTCTGGTTAACCTCGCAAGCCGTCGCAAAATTTGGTACCAATAGAACTTGGGCACTTATCATATTTAGTGGGTGTTAACCAGGAGTTTGGAACCTCCTAGGCTAGAACTACTTGCCAAAATGCGTGCAAGGTTTGGCTCACACCACAGACCACACAAGAGGAAGTTTAGGGTTCCTCTGTTCTCTCACTCCGTAGTCACATCTCTCTTCAATCCTTTCCTCTCTGCTTCAGAGTTTTCTGTTAAGCTCACAGCAAAACCAAACCCCTAGTTTTTTAGAACTTATATACCAAACCCCAACGTTCCTCTCTCCCATCCTTGCTGCAGGTGGGCTAGCATAATTTGGTGCTAGTTTACATTTCAGATATATTTACACAAGTAGAGACTTTGCATCTGAAATTCTGAATTTTTGTTTGTAAAGATGGTTTGTGTTGGAGCCATGAGGACTAGATTTTATCGGTGTGTCGTCAGTAATTTAGTAAACCTGGGAGATACTATGACTAAAGAGGTTGATATAGCTATTTTCTACGTTTTCTTAGTGCTCTACTGTACTttttatcatagttcaaaaaagcgctaggtgttaattgtgcgttttgccaccgcctcgcgctttactgaccaaagcgcatgcttatgtgcagttatgcacagattaagcgtagttatgcgcaatgcgttttgccaacgcctagagcctaggcgtgcttatgcgctcgcttaggcgcgccttttttaactatgcttTTTATTGCAACTTACCAATGTACTTGTATGCAAGCCCCATTCGTGCTCTGTTTGATTTTAGAACACATTACTGTAAGAAAGATGTCTAATACATCATTAGTCCATTATTGTAGTGCTTGGAGCTGAGAATGGTCGAGGGGAAAAGTGTCCAAGTTGACCTCGAGAAAGGGCTTAATCAAATGCCTAATGATAGCAACTCAACTAGCCCTGCAACTATGCAGAAGATGAAACCTGATATGGATGATTCTGGGAGAAGAACTGAATCACCAACTCCAGAGAAGCCTGAGTCTGGAAGGGAGGAGATTGTTGTCAGCTCATTGGCAACTAATTTACTTTCAGAGAGGTACAAGGACAGATTAGCTGAGAAGCTGTTGGGAAATGAGGATGAAACAGACGATGAAGATGATAATGACATTGCTTTGCCTGATGGCACCCAATCTCCAGTTTCAAATGAACTTCTTGAGAAGTGAGACATTTTTCTATTTTCATCTCATATATGATGCATCCTTTTGCTGCCTAGCCTTGATTGTCTATTGTTCTTTTTCTAACAATGTCAGACACAAGAATTTGCTTACTCTTTTCAACCGGATGGAGAGTTCTATAAGGTTGCTGCGCCTGAGGAAGAAGATGACTACATTTACCAACATTGCAACCCAGGTGGAAGTACTCACTAAGAGGTATTAATGACAACGAGAAATGTCTGTCTGTAAAATCATTATCCATATATTGGAGTCTGATACGATTGTTCTTCATTGCAGAAAGTTCTTGTACTCTCATTTGGCCCAGATGAAGCATTTATTCCCAGAAGCAATCCAGATAAATAGGATACTCTTGCATGATCAGAAAAGCCTATGCATGTATGCTGACATGGAAATTACACTTCTGAAGGACGCTGTGGAATGTAGCAATCCTCAAGAGTCTCCAGCCATTGCAATGTGTGAGGCTTTTCGCTCAAAGCTTTTATGCTTCTTGGGATCTCATCATAAGGTACTAAACTTGGTTCAACTGCTAGTTTTCCTTTGTTTTTGTATGACACACTCTGTAACTTGCTTGGAGCACCTCAAGACCTCTCAATCGCAGTTCCCAACAGCTTCATCGTCTGTTTCATCCTCAAACTTACTTGGTTCCTTATTTTTATCTCTAATAGTTTTTGCTGTATGACATGTCCTGTAACTTGCTTGGAGCACCTCAAGACCTCTGAACCGCAGTTCCTTATTTTTCATCTTTAATAGTTTTCGCTGTATGACATGTCCTGTAACTTGCTCGGAGCACCCCAAGCCTCTCAACTCTAGTTCCTTATTTTTCATCTCTAACAACCCTTTTTGTGGTCCTGATAATTTTCTTAGCATTCTTGTTGGAATTTTTATGTATGCAGGATATCGATGTTCCTGAGGCCACACTACCAGAACCCTTTAATTTAAGGGAGGAGCTATATCTTGATGCACTGCATAATGGCCATTCTG encodes:
- the LOC119334444 gene encoding UPF0415 protein C7orf25 homolog; protein product: MAEPPAAACPTELELARARCRALHDRLAASPSLPRHPALRSLLRLVAAELRFLASSNHPDPARPLSSNLPHLGALHLLLTHPAVRSPSRLSPLPGVDFACAFRSRPAWVLLSARNPSGFQWVPRKGISSRVAAVLDAARSAPPATRPEKLLLAFARGVGADIVLGLAEEFGAVDIDLLAEFIGDSEDDKEEDGWVTVSFHPNEEMRRFRAFEIEVVDGDAEVLLPPPRRDVEEVEEGSGDQLEGCWFADFMGKMRMNSIEMVNLDTTALIAIVSGISNGGVGKLMGAPVAETRARFKCNYKFVMDQAQSELQSPIFVELGKAVDGKKCIICEAVKSEFNEIVSMCGGPEEKTRASQLLKQLIIVPDSPSVRMMDLPTTRKLAMKNKVVFGTGDHWRAPTLTANMGFVRAVSQSGMPLLTIEHRPRALIGL